Proteins encoded by one window of Cydia fagiglandana chromosome Z, ilCydFagi1.1, whole genome shotgun sequence:
- the LOC134678555 gene encoding formin-binding protein 1-like isoform X3: MNWGTELWDQYDNLSAHTQKGIEFLDKYGNFVKERCAIELEYAGKLRRLVKNYQPKRKEEDEYQYTSCKAFRQLLQELGDFAGQREVVAENLQSNVVRELHLLAKELREERKQHLNEGAKQMAVLNSAIGSLDRARRAYERAARESERALEAFQRADADLNLSRAEVEKQKANMKLRSQACEDAKHEYADQLRKTNEAQRQHYEQRLPHVFKQLQDLDEKRIKHIKNFMLSSVEVERKVFPIIKQCLDGMEHAANSINEKEDTQLVIDRYKSGFVPPEDFPFEEQRAGADTTDAAAAAHHHHAQLTVRGTVSGNRIKKRGGLLSIFSSNKNNMSTDGKEDYSDLPPNQKKKKLQAKVHELNKQVAQEQAAMEGLMKMKGVYETNPTLGDPMTVEGQLNECCDKLKKLRAQLRKFEELLAEANSQVCAAPLNPAARTNGAAPAPQHPTSIGSNSGSLSRSASESSVSTGTGAGAGGGSVCGAGGRAAGGSPESGLGGELAAAHAEANGDHDNDHESDFDYYYEPDLQPLGYCKALYPFEANGTGSTMRMECGERLLVLETDAGDGWTRVRRQLTREEGFVPTTYIATTLYADAAH, encoded by the exons GATCAATATGATAACTTGTCCGCCCACACACAGAAAGGAATTGAATTTCTAGACAAATACGGTAACTTCGTAAAGGAGAGATGCGCGATCGAATTAGAATACGCAGGAAAACTTAG GAGGCTTGTCAAAAATTATCAACCAAAAAGGAAAGAAGAAGACGAATACCA GTACACATCATGTAAAGCGTTTAGACAATTGTTACAAGAGCTGGGCGACTTCGCGGGTCAGCGCGAGGTAGTCGCTGAGAACCTACAGTCCAATGTTGTCCGGGAACTGCATTTGCTAGCGAAGGAACTCAGAGAAGAACGGAAG CAACATTTAAACGAAGGCGCAAAACAGATGGCCGTCCTGAACTCTGCCATAGGTTCTTTAGACCGAGCGAGGAGAGCGTACGAGCGCGCAGCGAGAGAATCCGAACGGGCGCTGGAAGCGTTCCAAAGGGCAGATGCAGATCTCAATTTGAG CCGCGCTGAGGTCGAGAAACAAAAAGCAAACATGAAACTCAGAAGTCAAGCGTGCGAAGATGCCAAGCACGAGTATGCCGACCAGCTCCGCAAGACCAATGAGGCGCAGCGGCAACACTACGAGCAGCGGCTACCTCATGTCTTCAAACAGTTACAG gaCCTGGACGAGAAACGAATCAAACACATAAAGAATTTCATGTTGAGTTCTGTCGAGGTCGAGAGAAAAGTGTTTCCTATCATAAAGCAGTGCTTAGATGGAATGGAACACGCCGCCAATAGTATTAATGAAAAAGAG GACACACAACTAGTAATAGACAGATACAAGTCGGGGTTCGTGCCGCCCGAGGACTTCCCGTTCGAGGAGCAGCGCGCGGGCGCGGACACGAcggacgcggcggcggcggcgcaccACCACCACGCGCAGCTCACCGTGCGCGGCACCGTCTCCGGCAACCGGATAAAGAAGCGCGGCGGCCTGCTCTCCATATTCAGCTCCAACAAG AACAATATGTCTACGGACGGGAAGGAGGACTACTCAGACTTGCCGCCGAATCAGAAGAAAAAGAAACTGCAAGCCAAGGTTCACGAACTCAACAAACAg GTGGCCCAGGAACAAGCCGCCATGGAGGGCCTGATGAAGATGAAAGGAGTTTACGAAACGAATCCCACGCTAGGAGATCCAATGACCGTGGAAG GGCAACTGAACGAGTGTTGCGACAAGCTGAAGAAGCTGCGCGCGCAGCTGCGCAAGTTCGAGGAGCTTCTGGCGGAGGCCAACAGCCaggtgtgcgccgcgccgctcaACCCCGCCGCGCGGACCaacggcgccgcgcccgcgccccagCATCCCACCAG TATCGGTTCAAACAGCGGTTCCCTGTCGCGGTCCGCGTCGGAGTCGTCTGTGTCGACGGGcacgggcgcgggcgcgggcggcgggtcGGTGTGCGGCGCGGGGGGCCGCGCGGCCGGCGGCTCGCCCGAGTCGGGGCTGGGCGGCGAGCTGGCCGCCGCGCACGCCGAGGCCAACGGCGACCACGACAACGACCACGAGTCAGACTTCGACTACTACTACGAACCGGACCTACAGCCGCTCGGATACTGCAAGGCACTCTATCCGTTTGAAG CAAACGGCACCGGCTCGACTATGCGCATGGAGTGCGGCGAACGGCTGCTCGTGCTGGAGACGGACGCGGGCGACGGCTGGACGCGCGTGCGCCGCCAGCTCACGCGCGAGGAGGGCTTCGTGCCCACCACATACATCGCCACCACGCTCTACGCCGACGCGGCCCACTAG
- the LOC134678555 gene encoding formin-binding protein 1-like isoform X1, translating to MNWGTELWDQYDNLSAHTQKGIEFLDKYGNFVKERCAIELEYAGKLRRLVKNYQPKRKEEDEYQYTSCKAFRQLLQELGDFAGQREVVAENLQSNVVRELHLLAKELREERKQHLNEGAKQMAVLNSAIGSLDRARRAYERAARESERALEAFQRADADLNLSRAEVEKQKANMKLRSQACEDAKHEYADQLRKTNEAQRQHYEQRLPHVFKQLQDLDEKRIKHIKNFMLSSVEVERKVFPIIKQCLDGMEHAANSINEKEDTQLVIDRYKSGFVPPEDFPFEEQRAGADTTDAAAAAHHHHAQLTVRGTVSGNRIKKRGGLLSIFSSNKKIVEACNSFKNNMSTDGKEDYSDLPPNQKKKKLQAKVHELNKQVAQEQAAMEGLMKMKGVYETNPTLGDPMTVEGQLNECCDKLKKLRAQLRKFEELLAEANSQVCAAPLNPAARTNGAAPAPQHPTSIGSNSGSLSRSASESSVSTGTGAGAGGGSVCGAGGRAAGGSPESGLGGELAAAHAEANGDHDNDHESDFDYYYEPDLQPLGYCKALYPFEANGTGSTMRMECGERLLVLETDAGDGWTRVRRQLTREEGFVPTTYIATTLYADAAH from the exons GATCAATATGATAACTTGTCCGCCCACACACAGAAAGGAATTGAATTTCTAGACAAATACGGTAACTTCGTAAAGGAGAGATGCGCGATCGAATTAGAATACGCAGGAAAACTTAG GAGGCTTGTCAAAAATTATCAACCAAAAAGGAAAGAAGAAGACGAATACCA GTACACATCATGTAAAGCGTTTAGACAATTGTTACAAGAGCTGGGCGACTTCGCGGGTCAGCGCGAGGTAGTCGCTGAGAACCTACAGTCCAATGTTGTCCGGGAACTGCATTTGCTAGCGAAGGAACTCAGAGAAGAACGGAAG CAACATTTAAACGAAGGCGCAAAACAGATGGCCGTCCTGAACTCTGCCATAGGTTCTTTAGACCGAGCGAGGAGAGCGTACGAGCGCGCAGCGAGAGAATCCGAACGGGCGCTGGAAGCGTTCCAAAGGGCAGATGCAGATCTCAATTTGAG CCGCGCTGAGGTCGAGAAACAAAAAGCAAACATGAAACTCAGAAGTCAAGCGTGCGAAGATGCCAAGCACGAGTATGCCGACCAGCTCCGCAAGACCAATGAGGCGCAGCGGCAACACTACGAGCAGCGGCTACCTCATGTCTTCAAACAGTTACAG gaCCTGGACGAGAAACGAATCAAACACATAAAGAATTTCATGTTGAGTTCTGTCGAGGTCGAGAGAAAAGTGTTTCCTATCATAAAGCAGTGCTTAGATGGAATGGAACACGCCGCCAATAGTATTAATGAAAAAGAG GACACACAACTAGTAATAGACAGATACAAGTCGGGGTTCGTGCCGCCCGAGGACTTCCCGTTCGAGGAGCAGCGCGCGGGCGCGGACACGAcggacgcggcggcggcggcgcaccACCACCACGCGCAGCTCACCGTGCGCGGCACCGTCTCCGGCAACCGGATAAAGAAGCGCGGCGGCCTGCTCTCCATATTCAGCTCCAACAAG AAGATTGTCGAGGCGTGCAATTCGTTCAAG AACAATATGTCTACGGACGGGAAGGAGGACTACTCAGACTTGCCGCCGAATCAGAAGAAAAAGAAACTGCAAGCCAAGGTTCACGAACTCAACAAACAg GTGGCCCAGGAACAAGCCGCCATGGAGGGCCTGATGAAGATGAAAGGAGTTTACGAAACGAATCCCACGCTAGGAGATCCAATGACCGTGGAAG GGCAACTGAACGAGTGTTGCGACAAGCTGAAGAAGCTGCGCGCGCAGCTGCGCAAGTTCGAGGAGCTTCTGGCGGAGGCCAACAGCCaggtgtgcgccgcgccgctcaACCCCGCCGCGCGGACCaacggcgccgcgcccgcgccccagCATCCCACCAG TATCGGTTCAAACAGCGGTTCCCTGTCGCGGTCCGCGTCGGAGTCGTCTGTGTCGACGGGcacgggcgcgggcgcgggcggcgggtcGGTGTGCGGCGCGGGGGGCCGCGCGGCCGGCGGCTCGCCCGAGTCGGGGCTGGGCGGCGAGCTGGCCGCCGCGCACGCCGAGGCCAACGGCGACCACGACAACGACCACGAGTCAGACTTCGACTACTACTACGAACCGGACCTACAGCCGCTCGGATACTGCAAGGCACTCTATCCGTTTGAAG CAAACGGCACCGGCTCGACTATGCGCATGGAGTGCGGCGAACGGCTGCTCGTGCTGGAGACGGACGCGGGCGACGGCTGGACGCGCGTGCGCCGCCAGCTCACGCGCGAGGAGGGCTTCGTGCCCACCACATACATCGCCACCACGCTCTACGCCGACGCGGCCCACTAG
- the LOC134678555 gene encoding formin-binding protein 1-like isoform X4, translating to MNWGTELWDQYDNLSAHTQKGIEFLDKYGNFVKERCAIELEYAGKLRRLVKNYQPKRKEEDEYQYTSCKAFRQLLQELGDFAGQREVVAENLQSNVVRELHLLAKELREERKQHLNEGAKQMAVLNSAIGSLDRARRAYERAARESERALEAFQRADADLNLSRAEVEKQKANMKLRSQACEDAKHEYADQLRKTNEAQRQHYEQRLPHVFKQLQDLDEKRIKHIKNFMLSSVEVERKVFPIIKQCLDGMEHAANSINEKEDTQLVIDRYKSGFVPPEDFPFEEQRAGADTTDAAAAAHHHHAQLTVRGTVSGNRIKKRGGLLSIFSSNKEDYSDLPPNQKKKKLQAKVHELNKQVAQEQAAMEGLMKMKGVYETNPTLGDPMTVEGQLNECCDKLKKLRAQLRKFEELLAEANSQVCAAPLNPAARTNGAAPAPQHPTSIGSNSGSLSRSASESSVSTGTGAGAGGGSVCGAGGRAAGGSPESGLGGELAAAHAEANGDHDNDHESDFDYYYEPDLQPLGYCKALYPFEANGTGSTMRMECGERLLVLETDAGDGWTRVRRQLTREEGFVPTTYIATTLYADAAH from the exons GATCAATATGATAACTTGTCCGCCCACACACAGAAAGGAATTGAATTTCTAGACAAATACGGTAACTTCGTAAAGGAGAGATGCGCGATCGAATTAGAATACGCAGGAAAACTTAG GAGGCTTGTCAAAAATTATCAACCAAAAAGGAAAGAAGAAGACGAATACCA GTACACATCATGTAAAGCGTTTAGACAATTGTTACAAGAGCTGGGCGACTTCGCGGGTCAGCGCGAGGTAGTCGCTGAGAACCTACAGTCCAATGTTGTCCGGGAACTGCATTTGCTAGCGAAGGAACTCAGAGAAGAACGGAAG CAACATTTAAACGAAGGCGCAAAACAGATGGCCGTCCTGAACTCTGCCATAGGTTCTTTAGACCGAGCGAGGAGAGCGTACGAGCGCGCAGCGAGAGAATCCGAACGGGCGCTGGAAGCGTTCCAAAGGGCAGATGCAGATCTCAATTTGAG CCGCGCTGAGGTCGAGAAACAAAAAGCAAACATGAAACTCAGAAGTCAAGCGTGCGAAGATGCCAAGCACGAGTATGCCGACCAGCTCCGCAAGACCAATGAGGCGCAGCGGCAACACTACGAGCAGCGGCTACCTCATGTCTTCAAACAGTTACAG gaCCTGGACGAGAAACGAATCAAACACATAAAGAATTTCATGTTGAGTTCTGTCGAGGTCGAGAGAAAAGTGTTTCCTATCATAAAGCAGTGCTTAGATGGAATGGAACACGCCGCCAATAGTATTAATGAAAAAGAG GACACACAACTAGTAATAGACAGATACAAGTCGGGGTTCGTGCCGCCCGAGGACTTCCCGTTCGAGGAGCAGCGCGCGGGCGCGGACACGAcggacgcggcggcggcggcgcaccACCACCACGCGCAGCTCACCGTGCGCGGCACCGTCTCCGGCAACCGGATAAAGAAGCGCGGCGGCCTGCTCTCCATATTCAGCTCCAACAAG GAGGACTACTCAGACTTGCCGCCGAATCAGAAGAAAAAGAAACTGCAAGCCAAGGTTCACGAACTCAACAAACAg GTGGCCCAGGAACAAGCCGCCATGGAGGGCCTGATGAAGATGAAAGGAGTTTACGAAACGAATCCCACGCTAGGAGATCCAATGACCGTGGAAG GGCAACTGAACGAGTGTTGCGACAAGCTGAAGAAGCTGCGCGCGCAGCTGCGCAAGTTCGAGGAGCTTCTGGCGGAGGCCAACAGCCaggtgtgcgccgcgccgctcaACCCCGCCGCGCGGACCaacggcgccgcgcccgcgccccagCATCCCACCAG TATCGGTTCAAACAGCGGTTCCCTGTCGCGGTCCGCGTCGGAGTCGTCTGTGTCGACGGGcacgggcgcgggcgcgggcggcgggtcGGTGTGCGGCGCGGGGGGCCGCGCGGCCGGCGGCTCGCCCGAGTCGGGGCTGGGCGGCGAGCTGGCCGCCGCGCACGCCGAGGCCAACGGCGACCACGACAACGACCACGAGTCAGACTTCGACTACTACTACGAACCGGACCTACAGCCGCTCGGATACTGCAAGGCACTCTATCCGTTTGAAG CAAACGGCACCGGCTCGACTATGCGCATGGAGTGCGGCGAACGGCTGCTCGTGCTGGAGACGGACGCGGGCGACGGCTGGACGCGCGTGCGCCGCCAGCTCACGCGCGAGGAGGGCTTCGTGCCCACCACATACATCGCCACCACGCTCTACGCCGACGCGGCCCACTAG
- the LOC134678555 gene encoding formin-binding protein 1-like isoform X2 → MNWGTELWDQYDNLSAHTQKGIEFLDKYGNFVKERCAIELEYAGKLRRLVKNYQPKRKEEDEYQYTSCKAFRQLLQELGDFAGQREVVAENLQSNVVRELHLLAKELREERKQHLNEGAKQMAVLNSAIGSLDRARRAYERAARESERALEAFQRADADLNLSRAEVEKQKANMKLRSQACEDAKHEYADQLRKTNEAQRQHYEQRLPHVFKQLQDLDEKRIKHIKNFMLSSVEVERKVFPIIKQCLDGMEHAANSINEKEDTQLVIDRYKSGFVPPEDFPFEEQRAGADTTDAAAAAHHHHAQLTVRGTVSGNRIKKRGGLLSIFSSNKKIVEACNSFKNNMSTDGKEDYSDLPPNQKKKKLQAKVHELNKQVAQEQAAMEGLMKMKGVYETNPTLGDPMTVEGQLNECCDKLKKLRAQLRKFEELLAEANSQVCAAPLNPAARTNGAAPAPQHPTSGSLSRSASESSVSTGTGAGAGGGSVCGAGGRAAGGSPESGLGGELAAAHAEANGDHDNDHESDFDYYYEPDLQPLGYCKALYPFEANGTGSTMRMECGERLLVLETDAGDGWTRVRRQLTREEGFVPTTYIATTLYADAAH, encoded by the exons GATCAATATGATAACTTGTCCGCCCACACACAGAAAGGAATTGAATTTCTAGACAAATACGGTAACTTCGTAAAGGAGAGATGCGCGATCGAATTAGAATACGCAGGAAAACTTAG GAGGCTTGTCAAAAATTATCAACCAAAAAGGAAAGAAGAAGACGAATACCA GTACACATCATGTAAAGCGTTTAGACAATTGTTACAAGAGCTGGGCGACTTCGCGGGTCAGCGCGAGGTAGTCGCTGAGAACCTACAGTCCAATGTTGTCCGGGAACTGCATTTGCTAGCGAAGGAACTCAGAGAAGAACGGAAG CAACATTTAAACGAAGGCGCAAAACAGATGGCCGTCCTGAACTCTGCCATAGGTTCTTTAGACCGAGCGAGGAGAGCGTACGAGCGCGCAGCGAGAGAATCCGAACGGGCGCTGGAAGCGTTCCAAAGGGCAGATGCAGATCTCAATTTGAG CCGCGCTGAGGTCGAGAAACAAAAAGCAAACATGAAACTCAGAAGTCAAGCGTGCGAAGATGCCAAGCACGAGTATGCCGACCAGCTCCGCAAGACCAATGAGGCGCAGCGGCAACACTACGAGCAGCGGCTACCTCATGTCTTCAAACAGTTACAG gaCCTGGACGAGAAACGAATCAAACACATAAAGAATTTCATGTTGAGTTCTGTCGAGGTCGAGAGAAAAGTGTTTCCTATCATAAAGCAGTGCTTAGATGGAATGGAACACGCCGCCAATAGTATTAATGAAAAAGAG GACACACAACTAGTAATAGACAGATACAAGTCGGGGTTCGTGCCGCCCGAGGACTTCCCGTTCGAGGAGCAGCGCGCGGGCGCGGACACGAcggacgcggcggcggcggcgcaccACCACCACGCGCAGCTCACCGTGCGCGGCACCGTCTCCGGCAACCGGATAAAGAAGCGCGGCGGCCTGCTCTCCATATTCAGCTCCAACAAG AAGATTGTCGAGGCGTGCAATTCGTTCAAG AACAATATGTCTACGGACGGGAAGGAGGACTACTCAGACTTGCCGCCGAATCAGAAGAAAAAGAAACTGCAAGCCAAGGTTCACGAACTCAACAAACAg GTGGCCCAGGAACAAGCCGCCATGGAGGGCCTGATGAAGATGAAAGGAGTTTACGAAACGAATCCCACGCTAGGAGATCCAATGACCGTGGAAG GGCAACTGAACGAGTGTTGCGACAAGCTGAAGAAGCTGCGCGCGCAGCTGCGCAAGTTCGAGGAGCTTCTGGCGGAGGCCAACAGCCaggtgtgcgccgcgccgctcaACCCCGCCGCGCGGACCaacggcgccgcgcccgcgccccagCATCCCACCAG CGGTTCCCTGTCGCGGTCCGCGTCGGAGTCGTCTGTGTCGACGGGcacgggcgcgggcgcgggcggcgggtcGGTGTGCGGCGCGGGGGGCCGCGCGGCCGGCGGCTCGCCCGAGTCGGGGCTGGGCGGCGAGCTGGCCGCCGCGCACGCCGAGGCCAACGGCGACCACGACAACGACCACGAGTCAGACTTCGACTACTACTACGAACCGGACCTACAGCCGCTCGGATACTGCAAGGCACTCTATCCGTTTGAAG CAAACGGCACCGGCTCGACTATGCGCATGGAGTGCGGCGAACGGCTGCTCGTGCTGGAGACGGACGCGGGCGACGGCTGGACGCGCGTGCGCCGCCAGCTCACGCGCGAGGAGGGCTTCGTGCCCACCACATACATCGCCACCACGCTCTACGCCGACGCGGCCCACTAG